Within the Paenibacillus pabuli genome, the region TTCGGGAACAGGCAAGATCAAGCTTCAGTTAACACTCAGTGTGACCCCATCGAACGGTGAGACGTTTCAAGTGACAACGCAAAAGGAAATTCTGCCTGCGGCCCTGTCCCAGGTTCAGCAGGGTCACATCATTAACGTCATCTATTCCAAGCAGGATCCATCCAAGCTGGTACTTGCATTAAATGTGCAGGAAGAGCAGTTAAGCCATCTTTTCTCATCTTGATCCATACGTCTAAGACGGTTCTCTCCGTAGAGGAGGAACCGTCTTTTTTGAATAGCTATAAGTTATGAATCGTGGCTGGACGCGAGTGGGCTGAGCATATCCCGGAATGATGGGAATAGAGGTACAGCCCAGCCTTCAAGCTGTTCGCGACTAGGCAATTCATCATGCACCAGCAGCTCATGATCGAACCATACGACAGCATAATCATGGTCACCATCGGGTTTGCGAATGTCCCAGCATACCGGTCCGGCGTCATCTTCGTATGTAGCGAGTGGAATGTACCCTTCGGCGATTAGTGGTTTCCAGGCTACCCATAAATCCTGTAAGCGACGTAATGGACGATCGGAGGGTAAATCCGGCAGACCTATGACAAAATCATCGAAACGCAGATAGACATTCATGACATATCTTGTGCTCAGATATGCACGATATAGCGGCGGGACGGGAACGGGCAATCCACAGGACTGTTCCAGCTCACGAATCTCATCCTCCGTCACCGTGGAAGCCAGCATTCTCCAGCGAACCCAGCCTTCGTCATCTACTGTACCATCCTGCATATCCATAGGCACGCCGTAATCCTCGTCCTCTGTTTTGGCTGGATGGGACATCAAGATGTCCAGGTGAGGGGAATTGAAATAGTTATCCAAGCATTGTTCAATGAAAGCCCGATCTTGTAGCAAGATGTTTGACATATTCAAAGCCATTCACTGCCTTTCTTCCGGGATGGATCTATATGATTGGAATGATGAAATGATTAGATAATACCCAGGCGCATGCGGTAAGAAAAAAGAACTGTTCTCGATTGACCGTCAAATATCCGGGTAGCGAGCGATCTGAATTCATCCGCAGCCGTTAATAGTTCGTTCGCTCCAAGCTTCAGCGCGGTCTGCAAGCCGCCTTGGCTGAGAGCCAGATTAACATAACGATCCGCATCAAACGTCTCATGGTGATGGAATACGATCTCACGGACATAGCGGAACAGGCCCGATTGGCTTATCTGCTGCAGATGCCCGTCCTTGCTCCATTTATGTGCCTGATTTTCTGGGGTTTCCAAACTGGAGGCTTGATGATCTGCTTCGTATATCAACTGTTGATAAGCCTGCTCCAGCTGCCAATCAAGGACAGGCGGCCAGTCACAATCATAGGCGGCAAATATGCCTCCTGGTCGCAGCACACGTGCGTATTCACGCAGTGTGGACTCAGGCTCCATCCAGTGGAACGATTGGGAGCAGGTTACAATATCCACACTGCCGTCTGGCAGCCCCAGTTCATGAGATAAGCCTGATACAAATCGCAGATGATCCGGTTTGCCCGCAGCCTCCCATTTGGCCTCCGCCACTGCTCGCATGTCATCGCTAGGTTCTACGCCAATAATACGTTCAGCTTCATTCAGCCAGATCCATGAGGATAATCCGGTGCCGCAGCCCACATCTGCAACCAATCTTGGTTTGGTGCCGAGATAGGTGTTCAGAATTTCCACAACTTCTGTTGGTGCAGCCGGGCGATTCTGGTCGTATAACGTACTGAAGCCTTTGAAACGTTCCACATTGTTGCGTCTGATGTCTTGCATGGATAAACCTCCTCTACAAAATGGGCGACTTGCAATGAATTGATGAATTCAAGTTCTTGGCGATTCCATTATATCATTCATTGGGCTTGAAGCCGTCAGGATTGAATTCTTGCACGTGTTTGACTGCGTTTTGATATCGGCGGAGCAGTTCATGTCTGACATGTGGAGGTTCGAGAACTGTCAGTTCAGCGCCAAATGACATCAGAAACGAATACAGCCGCTCTCCTTCATGAATTTCCATCGTCACGCGAAGCCGACCATCGGGCTGTTTGTTGATCCGGGAAGGTTCGAAGAAATCAAGCGCCCGATAAGCAATGGAACTTGAAAATAAGAGATCCAGAGATAAGGGAGCGTTCACAGACGTCTTTTCCACATCGGCTGTAGAAGAAGCTGAACCATGCTCTTGCAGCCTGGGCAGCAAACGGAGCTCGGAGATCCGTTTCATCTTAAATGTCTTTTTCTCGGTAGGATGCGGCATGCTTTCGACCTGTCCTTCGATATACCATGTACTGTTTTTAAAAATGAGTTTGACGGGTGCAATGGTCTCCACGCTTGGTTCACCGTCAGAGTCGATATAGTTAAATGTCATCCTTTGCTTGGTCAGTATCGCCTGCTTCACCAGGTTGAACATTTCTCTTTCCTGCATTGGGATATTGCCCCACGGCGAGAAATCGAATTCAATCCAGTCCAGTTTGTGATCGAACAAGGCCGTTAGCCGTTTCAGCATATGGGCACTGTTCAGGTGTGGAATGGCGCTGATACTGTACAGGCCAAGCAAAATTTCGTTCTGATCTTCTTCAGACAGCAGGGACTTGTCCATGACATAGTTGTCCATCAGATGGATGCCACCGTGCTTGCCCGTGGTCGTGTAGACGGGAATTCCCGCTGCGCTCAGTCGGTCAATGTCACGGTAGACCGTGCGTACCGAGATTTCAAACAAGCGGGCGAGTTCAGGCGCGGTGGTTTTCTTCTTTTCGAGCAACAGCAGCAGCATTCGGAATAATCGGTTATTTTCCATGCCATGATTATACCATGACAATAGGTGTCAGGGTATGGATGCTACACTGGTATTACAGTGTTAAACAGCTCATTCATAGGAGGACTTGTCATGAAAATGAAAGATGGATTTTACTGGGGCGGCGCAACGGCTGCCAATCAATTCGAAGGTGGATGGAACCAGGGCGGCAAAGGCCCGAGCACATCCGATATGATGACAGGCGGAACCCATACGACTCCGCGGCGGATTACGCCAGTGCTTGAAGAGGGCACGTATTACCCGAGCCATGAGGCCGTAGACTTTTACGGACATTACAAAGAAGATATTGCCATGATGGCAGAGATGGGCTTCAAAATGTTCCGCATGTCCATCAACTGGTCCCGGATCTATCCGAACGGTTACGATCTGGAGCCAAACGAAGAGGGATTGCAGTTCTATGATAACGTCTTTGCCGAACTGAAGAAATATAACATCGAACCGCTGGTAACCATTTCTCACTATGAGACACCTTTTGGTCTGACGCAAAAATACAACGGATGGGCTTCACGTGAAGTGATCGATTGTTACCTCCGTTATTGTACAACCCTGTTCAACCGCTATAAGGATCAGGTGAAATATTGGCTGACATTCAACGAGATCAACTGTCTGACCATGCCGATGGGTGCATATATGGCGGCAGGTATTTTATTTGAAGGGAAAGAAACGTTGACGGACGGCATCGACGATCCGCAGACTCGCTTCCAGGCATTGCATCATCAATTCGTGGCGAGTGCGAAGGCCGTCAAGCTTGGACATGAGATTAACCCCGATTTCCAAATCGGCTGTATGGTCGCGTTCATGACAACCTATCCGAACACGTGTAATCCGGACGACATATTGCTTGCGCAGAAGAAGGATCAGATCTCCAATATGATCTGTGGGGACGTGCAAGTCAGAGGGGCATACCCTGGTTTTGCCAAACGTTTCTTCGCAGAGCAGGGCATTCAGATCGAAATGCAGCCGGAAGATGAGCAAACCCTGCGTGAGGGCTGTGTGGACTTCTACTCCTTCAGCTATTATATGTCCTTGGTGGAAAGTGCAGACGAGTCCTTGGAGAGAGCCGAAGGTAACCTGCTGGGCGGGATCAAAAATCCATACCTAGAAGCTTCCGACTGGGGCTGGCAAATTGATCCGAAAGGATTGCGTTACACGCTGAATCATCTCTATGATCGCTATCAGGTGCCATTAATGGTCGTTGAGAATGGTCTGGGTGCCGTCGATGTAGTAGAAGAAGATGGCACCATTCAGGATGACTATCGCATTGATTATTTGAGAGGTCACATTGAGCAAATGAAAGAAGCCGTAGCGGATGGAGTGGAGCTCATAGCTTACACGATGTGGGGATGTATTGACCTGGTCAGTGCATCGACCGGAGAGATGAAGAAGCGTTATGGCTTCATTCATGTCAACAAGGATAATGATGGAAATGGCGACCTGAGCAGAACGCCGAAGAAGAGCTTCCACTGGTACAAAAAAGTCATTGAATCCAATGGCGAAGAACTATAGTTGAATGCTGTAAACAGAGATATTGTACCCGCTTGTTCCCTCTGAGGGAATAGGCGGGTATTTGCTTTTGAATAAAATGTTGAATTTTTTACATACTTAACTCAAGTGACTGAACAAAAGTGCAGGTAAACGCTAGACGTGATTCTTTTTGCAGATTCATATGATTCGTTCAGAAAAGGGGAGAGCTCTGTGAACACTTCCGGGAATCGCTACAGCATGTCACC harbors:
- a CDS encoding SMI1/KNR4 family protein produces the protein MSNILLQDRAFIEQCLDNYFNSPHLDILMSHPAKTEDEDYGVPMDMQDGTVDDEGWVRWRMLASTVTEDEIRELEQSCGLPVPVPPLYRAYLSTRYVMNVYLRFDDFVIGLPDLPSDRPLRRLQDLWVAWKPLIAEGYIPLATYEDDAGPVCWDIRKPDGDHDYAVVWFDHELLVHDELPSREQLEGWAVPLFPSFRDMLSPLASSHDS
- a CDS encoding class I SAM-dependent methyltransferase; this encodes MQDIRRNNVERFKGFSTLYDQNRPAAPTEVVEILNTYLGTKPRLVADVGCGTGLSSWIWLNEAERIIGVEPSDDMRAVAEAKWEAAGKPDHLRFVSGLSHELGLPDGSVDIVTCSQSFHWMEPESTLREYARVLRPGGIFAAYDCDWPPVLDWQLEQAYQQLIYEADHQASSLETPENQAHKWSKDGHLQQISQSGLFRYVREIVFHHHETFDADRYVNLALSQGGLQTALKLGANELLTAADEFRSLATRIFDGQSRTVLFSYRMRLGII
- a CDS encoding helix-turn-helix transcriptional regulator yields the protein MENNRLFRMLLLLLEKKKTTAPELARLFEISVRTVYRDIDRLSAAGIPVYTTTGKHGGIHLMDNYVMDKSLLSEEDQNEILLGLYSISAIPHLNSAHMLKRLTALFDHKLDWIEFDFSPWGNIPMQEREMFNLVKQAILTKQRMTFNYIDSDGEPSVETIAPVKLIFKNSTWYIEGQVESMPHPTEKKTFKMKRISELRLLPRLQEHGSASSTADVEKTSVNAPLSLDLLFSSSIAYRALDFFEPSRINKQPDGRLRVTMEIHEGERLYSFLMSFGAELTVLEPPHVRHELLRRYQNAVKHVQEFNPDGFKPNE
- a CDS encoding glycoside hydrolase family 1 protein, encoding MKMKDGFYWGGATAANQFEGGWNQGGKGPSTSDMMTGGTHTTPRRITPVLEEGTYYPSHEAVDFYGHYKEDIAMMAEMGFKMFRMSINWSRIYPNGYDLEPNEEGLQFYDNVFAELKKYNIEPLVTISHYETPFGLTQKYNGWASREVIDCYLRYCTTLFNRYKDQVKYWLTFNEINCLTMPMGAYMAAGILFEGKETLTDGIDDPQTRFQALHHQFVASAKAVKLGHEINPDFQIGCMVAFMTTYPNTCNPDDILLAQKKDQISNMICGDVQVRGAYPGFAKRFFAEQGIQIEMQPEDEQTLREGCVDFYSFSYYMSLVESADESLERAEGNLLGGIKNPYLEASDWGWQIDPKGLRYTLNHLYDRYQVPLMVVENGLGAVDVVEEDGTIQDDYRIDYLRGHIEQMKEAVADGVELIAYTMWGCIDLVSASTGEMKKRYGFIHVNKDNDGNGDLSRTPKKSFHWYKKVIESNGEEL